The genomic region GTCTCTTCAGTTCCTCTGCTGCAGTTCGATTCAGTAAAAAAGGGTTTTTATCCAAAACCGATCTCAACCACTCCGGCAGTTCCATAAACGCCAAATAACGGTAGAGTTCGCTTCTCGTTTTTTTAAGATAGCGAGCTAATTCAGTTCGGCTTCCAAAATTTTCTTCCACGCCATGAATGGCCAATGCCACTTCATAATCGCTCAAGCCTTCGCGATCAAGGTTTTCAGCCACCGCAATCAATCGCATTTGCATATCATCGGCGCATTTCACTATTGCGCTGATATGCGGTTTTTTAAGTTGCTGATGAGCACGCCAGCGTCTTTCGCCAGCGATAATTTGAAACCGGTTTTCATGTTTTCTAACAACGATAGGTTCAATCAAACCGTGCACATCGATTGATTCAGCAAGCTGTTCAATTTTTAATTGGTTAAAGTCTCTCCGGGGTTGCCATGGATTCGGGTCTATCAATTCCATTGCTATGGGTTGACTTTCGCCGTCGCTACTGGTCAATGAAAAAATTGGGCCCGAGGCCAAGTGTTGATCGAGATTGTTCTTGGATAAAGACTTCAACTTATCAAGAGGGGATTGCTTTTTGGTTTCATTCATTTTGGCGTTCCTTGACTGTCTCATTCTGGGACAGAGAAATTTTTTTTTCGACCCTTTGTGAGACGAGTCCTATCTAATTCACGATGGTTTCTTGGTTGTTTTGTTCCAGGCCTAACTTTTCGATCAGATACTGCGCCAATTCCTCAAAATCCTTAGCCACTTTCCCGTCTTTTTCCATTTTCCGTATCGGCATCCGGGCAATTGACGCTTCGCCAACCTTTGCGCCTGCATGGATTACCATCGGCAATATATTGCCAATCTTCTCCTGTACTGTTTCAAAAATAGCTTTGCAGGCCCGTCTTCTTTCATCGTGTCTTGAAATCAATACACCGATATTGATCAATTCCGGATTGATGCTTTCTTTGATCCGATTTATATATGCGGTAAGGTCGGCTACCCCGTATAAAGGGTACTGGCTGCTGGTTTCGATCGGAACTATGTAGTGGGTTGATGCGGCCAACGCATTGCCAGTAAGCAATCTAAGTGACGGCGGAGTGTCGATGATGATGATATCGTACGCTTCGCGTAACATTTCAATACGCCGGCGCATCTCTTCGTATGGCCTTGGTGAATAATTTCTCAGCGACTCTTCAACTGACTGATCAAGTTCAAGCGATCCCGGTATTAAATGCACATTTTCAAATCCTGGGTTTGTTTCGATTTGAATCGACTCCATGATTTCCTCAAGACTGCCGCGAAACAATACGCTTGAGTTTTTACTTAATGTAGATGGGTGCGCGACACAAACATGAGTGCTTGCATTTGCTTGAGGATCAACGTCGATTAAAAGCACATTGAATCCTTGAGCGCCTAATTCGGCTGCCAAATTTACAGCAAGCGTTGTTTTGGCTGAGCCGCCTTTTTGAATGGCTACGGTAATGACCGGCGCTAATCCTGTTTTTTTCTCGCTCATTGTTTTTCCTGTTTTTTAAATTGAGTGATTTATGTGCCTGTGTCTCATTGTGGGACACAGCGATTCCTTCGAATCACGGTTCATTTTCCGCATATTTGAAATAATGCAACCAACCACAAAAAGATTCCTTTCCAGGAGGGTGTCTCATTGTGGGACAATTTTTATCGCTGCGACTAAGATGCCTTTTCTTTGTCACTCAATCCCAGTATGGCCTTGTATCGCTCATCCCGGTCGGTATGAACATAGATAGAGGTCGTGGCAATGTTGCTGTGACCAAGATTGTCTCGAACGATTGCTAAGGGGACACCGCTGGCAACAGCGTGACTACCATGGGTGTGCCGCAGCCAGTGCGTACTGGCTCGCTTTAGTTTTTCTGCTGCTAAAGGGTCTTTATCAGCTACTTCACTCGCCGCCTCTTCGAAAAATCCTTTGAGTTTTTGATATAGTCCTGACGCGCTAAGCGCTTCTCGACTTTCCCCGCGCAGCTTTCCGATAATGGGCGTGTTCTCTGACACGTAGCCAACTGGACCGAGCTTTCTATCCCGAAGATGAGCATTAATTCCATCCATAAGGCTTGGTGGGATGGGTATCTCTCGATGTTTATTACCTTTTCCAATAACATCAAGCCACCATTGATCGCCATCAAAGTTTGATACTTGCTTCAGGTCGCCAACTCGTGCATGCACTATTTCGTGTAACCGAAGCCCAGTTTGATATGCAAACTTTAGGATAAAGACCGTGCGCTGGTAACCATTGCGTTGCGATTCTGTTAAAGCAGTATTTTTTGCCTGATTCTCAGCAAATACGTTAATTTGCCCCCATAATGCAGGAGACAACACACGGTCTGTACTGTTGGTTCTTCGCCCATATCCTTGTGTGCTTAAC from Methylosarcina fibrata AML-C10 harbors:
- a CDS encoding ParA family protein codes for the protein MSEKKTGLAPVITVAIQKGGSAKTTLAVNLAAELGAQGFNVLLIDVDPQANASTHVCVAHPSTLSKNSSVLFRGSLEEIMESIQIETNPGFENVHLIPGSLELDQSVEESLRNYSPRPYEEMRRRIEMLREAYDIIIIDTPPSLRLLTGNALAASTHYIVPIETSSQYPLYGVADLTAYINRIKESINPELINIGVLISRHDERRRACKAIFETVQEKIGNILPMVIHAGAKVGEASIARMPIRKMEKDGKVAKDFEELAQYLIEKLGLEQNNQETIVN
- a CDS encoding ParB/RepB/Spo0J family partition protein; this encodes MNETKKQSPLDKLKSLSKNNLDQHLASGPIFSLTSSDGESQPIAMELIDPNPWQPRRDFNQLKIEQLAESIDVHGLIEPIVVRKHENRFQIIAGERRWRAHQQLKKPHISAIVKCADDMQMRLIAVAENLDREGLSDYEVALAIHGVEENFGSRTELARYLKKTRSELYRYLAFMELPEWLRSVLDKNPFLLNRTAAEELKRLFAKETIDHQRYREATLQAIELVEAGELTQIRVASEIERIATLASSIQKPSLSPGSQSNSEPMLFINEKGKAVGKLKNNGRKITLTLSCAALSTEQEKSLHEFVSELLKR